From the genome of Amycolatopsis sp. NBC_01488, one region includes:
- a CDS encoding glycerate kinase, whose translation MTRVVIAPDKFKGSLTAVEAAEAIALGVRDALPDAEIVSCPVADGGEGTLDVLEAAGARIVRLTVRGPLEDPVQARYAVLDGTAYVESARACGIEFVEPSPATALAAHTWGVGELLADALIHGARRLVLTVGGTASTDGGAGMLGALGAGVLDAFGAPVGLGGGTLSRVASTELTPVRERLEGVRVAVATDVTNLLLGPSGAAAVFGPQKGAGPSEVALLDEALGRWAHALQVGGAPDVSRIPGSGAGGGVAAGAIALGATVESGFDLIAGLTGVDDALAGADLVITGEGSLDEQSLNGKAPAGIADRARLRGVPLLALAGRIQLDSADLERLGVVGSSALIDHAPSLDHARAHAAELLRARAAELVREWRSR comes from the coding sequence GTGACCAGGGTCGTCATCGCGCCCGACAAGTTCAAGGGCAGTCTCACCGCGGTCGAGGCCGCGGAGGCGATCGCGCTCGGCGTGCGAGACGCGCTGCCGGACGCCGAAATCGTCTCCTGTCCGGTCGCCGACGGCGGCGAAGGCACTCTCGACGTCCTCGAAGCGGCGGGCGCGCGGATCGTCCGGCTGACGGTCCGCGGGCCACTCGAAGACCCGGTCCAGGCGCGTTATGCCGTGCTGGACGGCACGGCCTACGTCGAATCGGCGCGCGCGTGCGGGATCGAGTTCGTCGAACCGAGCCCGGCGACCGCATTGGCCGCACACACGTGGGGCGTCGGGGAGCTGCTGGCGGACGCGCTGATCCACGGCGCCCGCCGGCTCGTCCTGACGGTCGGGGGCACGGCCAGCACCGACGGCGGAGCCGGGATGCTCGGCGCGCTCGGCGCCGGCGTGCTGGACGCGTTCGGCGCGCCGGTCGGCCTGGGCGGCGGCACGTTGTCGCGGGTGGCGTCGACCGAGCTGACCCCGGTGCGGGAACGCCTCGAGGGAGTGCGCGTCGCGGTCGCGACCGACGTCACGAACCTGTTGCTGGGCCCGTCGGGGGCGGCGGCGGTGTTCGGGCCGCAGAAGGGCGCGGGACCGTCGGAGGTGGCGTTGCTCGACGAGGCGCTGGGCCGGTGGGCGCACGCGCTTCAGGTCGGTGGCGCACCGGACGTGTCAAGGATCCCGGGATCGGGTGCCGGCGGCGGGGTCGCCGCGGGCGCGATCGCTCTCGGCGCGACGGTCGAGTCCGGGTTCGACCTCATCGCGGGGCTGACGGGCGTCGACGACGCCTTGGCGGGCGCCGATCTCGTCATCACCGGTGAGGGTTCGCTCGACGAGCAGAGCCTGAACGGCAAGGCGCCGGCCGGAATCGCCGACCGCGCGCGGTTGCGCGGGGTGCCGCTGCTGGCACTGGCCGGGCGGATCCAGCTCGATTCCGCCGACCTGGAGCGGCTCGGAGTGGTGGGGAGCAGCGCGCTGATCGACCACGCACCATCGCTCGACCACGCACGAGCCCATGCGGCGGAGCTGTTGCGGGCCCGGGCCGCGGAGCTGGTCCGTGAGTGGAGGTCCCGCTAG
- a CDS encoding iron-sulfur cluster biosynthesis family protein encodes MLTVTEAAAEAITALTSQGEGEAGLRLAVQNAEGESAQLALSVAPEPAAGDSVLGAEEGPKVFLEPQAAALLDDKVLDVQEDEAGGVAFAVLPQHTS; translated from the coding sequence ATGCTGACCGTGACCGAAGCCGCCGCCGAGGCGATCACCGCACTGACCAGTCAGGGGGAGGGCGAAGCCGGGCTCCGCCTGGCGGTCCAGAACGCCGAGGGCGAAAGCGCCCAGCTGGCGCTGTCCGTCGCCCCCGAACCCGCGGCGGGCGACAGCGTGCTGGGCGCCGAGGAAGGCCCGAAGGTCTTCCTGGAACCGCAGGCAGCGGCGTTGCTCGACGACAAGGTGCTCGACGTCCAAGAGGACGAAGCAGGCGGAGTCGCCTTCGCCGTGCTGCCGCAGCACACGAGCTGA
- a CDS encoding GtrA family protein produces the protein MATTRCAPGHRLLATDPDRHHELGTHAAWYVVAGVVTTGVQAALFLLLRDRLGSQVANLVAIALTTVGNTEFHRRVTFAGRPSNAGKRHLQDLVTFAFYASYGSAVLAILDAVVDRPTSWEETGTLLLASLVGGFVRFAVLRWWVFAHRAATPAHTG, from the coding sequence ATGGCCACCACCAGGTGCGCACCGGGGCACCGGCTGCTCGCCACCGACCCCGACCGCCACCACGAGTTGGGCACGCACGCCGCGTGGTACGTGGTGGCCGGTGTCGTCACCACCGGCGTCCAGGCGGCGTTGTTCCTCCTGCTGCGCGACCGGCTCGGCTCCCAGGTGGCGAACCTGGTCGCGATCGCGCTGACCACGGTCGGGAACACGGAGTTCCACCGCCGCGTCACGTTCGCCGGGCGGCCGAGCAATGCCGGGAAGCGGCACCTGCAGGACCTGGTGACGTTCGCGTTCTACGCCAGCTACGGATCGGCGGTGCTGGCGATCCTGGACGCGGTCGTCGACCGGCCGACGTCGTGGGAGGAGACCGGCACGCTGCTGCTGGCCAGCCTGGTCGGCGGGTTCGTGCGGTTCGCGGTGCTGCGCTGGTGGGTGTTCGCGCACCGGGCGGCCACCCCGGCCCACACCGGCTAG
- a CDS encoding YidH family protein: MASDDITPHSGGSEPDYRFTLANERTFLAWLRTALGLLAGGVAVHQLVPAPAAASAVLAGLCVALAAALAATAYPRWRRVQIAMRAGEPLPRSWMIVVLTGGLLALIVAAAVLLVLS, encoded by the coding sequence GTGGCCTCGGACGACATCACGCCTCACTCGGGCGGCAGTGAGCCGGATTATCGCTTCACGCTCGCCAACGAGCGCACGTTCCTCGCATGGCTTCGGACGGCGCTGGGGTTGCTCGCCGGCGGGGTCGCGGTACACCAGCTGGTGCCCGCCCCGGCGGCGGCGAGCGCGGTACTGGCCGGACTGTGCGTGGCACTGGCGGCGGCACTGGCCGCGACGGCCTATCCGCGGTGGCGGCGGGTGCAGATCGCGATGCGGGCCGGGGAGCCGTTGCCGCGAAGCTGGATGATCGTGGTGCTGACGGGCGGCCTGCTGGCGTTGATCGTCGCGGCGGCGGTGCTGCTGGTGTTGTCGTGA
- a CDS encoding DUF202 domain-containing protein, which translates to MTAPGGAQAERTGLAWRRTALASAACTVLLLHSAAQRHWGVSLVPVLLAAGTSALLAAVGVRRERVLRAARPVAMSPILPAIASLAVTVTAASVAVFH; encoded by the coding sequence GTGACCGCCCCTGGTGGGGCCCAGGCCGAGCGCACCGGGCTCGCCTGGCGGCGGACCGCGCTCGCCTCCGCCGCCTGCACCGTACTTCTCCTGCACTCCGCCGCCCAGCGCCATTGGGGTGTCTCTCTGGTCCCCGTTCTGCTCGCCGCCGGCACATCGGCCCTGCTCGCGGCCGTCGGCGTGCGCCGCGAGCGGGTGTTGCGAGCCGCCCGGCCGGTGGCCATGAGCCCGATACTGCCCGCGATCGCGTCGCTCGCCGTGACCGTGACTGCCGCTTCCGTGGCCGTCTTCCACTGA
- the shbA gene encoding RNA polymerase sigma factor ShbA, translated as MTAPPRTTEQSASEFRDYRTPESLPRPSGRLTKEDLDPLVKDAGEGNPAAIHRLLQMIEPVVVRYCRARMGGRDLSYLSADDVAQEVCLAVLKALPDYQDRGGSFLYLVHAIAANKVADAYRAVARDRSEPVPELPERPLVAGNEPETHALHLDLGARLGRLLASLPRVQQEILTLRIAVGFSAQETAEALGISAGNVRVTQHRALTRLRGMISAEEF; from the coding sequence ATGACAGCACCGCCGAGGACCACCGAGCAATCCGCCAGTGAGTTCCGCGATTATCGCACTCCGGAGTCATTGCCGCGGCCCAGCGGACGGCTCACCAAGGAGGATCTCGACCCGCTCGTCAAGGACGCGGGCGAGGGCAACCCGGCCGCCATCCACCGCCTGCTCCAGATGATCGAGCCGGTCGTGGTGCGGTACTGCCGCGCGCGGATGGGCGGGCGCGACCTCTCCTACCTGTCGGCCGACGACGTCGCACAGGAAGTCTGCCTCGCGGTGTTGAAGGCCCTGCCCGATTATCAGGACCGCGGCGGCTCGTTCCTCTACCTCGTGCACGCGATCGCGGCCAACAAGGTCGCCGACGCCTACCGCGCCGTCGCCCGCGACCGCTCCGAGCCCGTCCCCGAACTCCCGGAGCGCCCGCTCGTCGCCGGCAACGAGCCCGAGACCCACGCGCTGCACCTCGACCTCGGCGCCCGCCTCGGCCGGCTCCTCGCCTCGCTGCCGCGCGTGCAGCAGGAGATCCTGACCCTGCGCATCGCGGTCGGCTTCTCCGCCCAAGAGACCGCCGAGGCGCTCGGCATCTCCGCGGGCAACGTCCGCGTGACGCAGCACCGCGCGCTGACGCGGCTGCGCGGCATGATCAGCGCCGAGGAGTTCTGA
- a CDS encoding amidohydrolase family protein, translated as MIDAHHHLWDPSRREYPWMAGAALDPIRRPYTVDDLRTVTKAAGVHATVLVQTVSSVEETSEFLATAAEEPVIAGVVGWVDLAAPDVAERLAALGEQGPLAGIRHQVESEPDDDWLLRPAVIAGLSAVASAGLAYDLLVRPPQLPAATEVALRLPELRLVLDHAAKPPIAAGEWEPWASGVAALAARENVVCKLSGLVTEADWTGWEVGHLRRYVDHVLDAFGPSRLLFGSDWPVCELAASYELVLDAAISLTGGLSDAERLGVFEHNARRVYGLDASGETPSRG; from the coding sequence ATGATCGACGCACACCACCACCTGTGGGACCCGTCGCGACGCGAGTACCCGTGGATGGCGGGGGCGGCCCTGGACCCGATCCGCCGTCCGTACACGGTGGACGACCTGCGCACGGTCACCAAGGCGGCCGGCGTGCACGCGACGGTGCTGGTCCAGACGGTGTCGTCGGTCGAAGAGACGTCGGAATTCCTGGCGACGGCGGCCGAGGAGCCGGTGATCGCGGGCGTCGTCGGCTGGGTCGACCTGGCGGCCCCGGACGTCGCGGAGCGGCTGGCCGCTCTGGGTGAACAGGGCCCGCTGGCGGGGATTCGCCACCAGGTGGAGAGCGAACCGGACGACGACTGGCTGCTGCGCCCCGCGGTGATCGCCGGGTTGAGCGCGGTGGCGTCGGCCGGGCTCGCGTACGACCTGCTCGTGCGCCCGCCGCAGCTGCCCGCGGCGACCGAGGTGGCGTTACGGCTGCCGGAGCTGCGGCTCGTGCTGGACCACGCGGCGAAGCCGCCGATCGCGGCGGGGGAGTGGGAGCCGTGGGCGTCCGGGGTGGCGGCGTTGGCCGCGCGCGAAAACGTCGTCTGCAAGCTCTCCGGGCTGGTCACGGAGGCGGACTGGACGGGCTGGGAGGTCGGGCACCTGCGCCGCTACGTCGACCACGTGCTGGACGCGTTCGGTCCTTCGCGGCTGCTGTTCGGCTCGGACTGGCCGGTCTGCGAGCTGGCGGCGTCCTACGAGCTGGTCCTGGACGCGGCGATTTCGCTGACCGGCGGGCTTTCGGACGCCGAGCGGCTGGGCGTGTTCGAGCACAACGCCCGGCGCGTTTACGGCTTGGATGCGAGCGGGGAAACCCCTTCCAGGGGGTAA
- a CDS encoding aldo/keto reductase, translating to MELSLSPLGLGCAQLGNLYHAISDETAAATVRRAWDEGVRYFDTAPHYGLGLSETRLGAALRSFPRDEYVLSTKVGRVLEPNPDGAGAQDDQGFAVPAAYKRRWDFSRDGVLRSFEDSLTRLGLDRVDVVYVHDPDDHFEEALRGAFPALRELRDQGVIGAFGAGMNQAPMLAEFVRRTDLDVLLVAGRYTLLDQPALDELLPLCLDRGVRVVAGGVFNGGILATAEPGRVYDYAEAPRELVERAGRIAAICARHGVELPEAALALPMAHPAVASVVVGAHDPSQVSANARRARAVVPPELWTELVDAGLLRADAVIAEGVS from the coding sequence TTGGAACTCTCCCTGTCCCCGCTGGGTCTCGGCTGCGCGCAGCTGGGCAACCTCTACCACGCGATCAGCGACGAGACCGCAGCCGCGACCGTGCGCCGCGCGTGGGACGAGGGTGTCCGGTACTTCGACACCGCGCCGCACTACGGCCTCGGCCTTTCGGAGACCCGGCTCGGCGCGGCCCTGCGGTCCTTTCCGCGCGACGAGTACGTGCTCTCGACGAAGGTCGGCCGGGTGCTGGAGCCGAATCCGGACGGCGCCGGCGCGCAGGACGACCAGGGCTTCGCCGTCCCGGCCGCGTACAAGCGCCGCTGGGACTTCAGCCGCGACGGCGTCCTGCGGTCCTTCGAGGACAGCCTGACGCGGCTCGGCCTCGACCGCGTCGACGTCGTGTACGTCCACGACCCCGACGACCACTTCGAGGAAGCGCTGCGCGGCGCCTTTCCCGCGTTGCGCGAGCTGCGGGACCAGGGCGTGATCGGCGCGTTCGGCGCCGGGATGAACCAGGCGCCGATGCTCGCGGAGTTCGTCCGCCGGACCGATCTCGACGTGCTGCTGGTGGCGGGGCGGTACACGCTGCTCGACCAGCCGGCGCTCGACGAGCTGCTGCCGCTCTGCCTCGACCGCGGCGTCCGGGTGGTCGCCGGCGGCGTCTTCAACGGCGGCATCCTGGCGACCGCCGAGCCGGGCCGTGTCTACGACTACGCCGAAGCCCCGCGGGAGCTGGTCGAGCGGGCCGGCCGGATCGCGGCGATCTGCGCGCGGCACGGCGTCGAGCTGCCGGAAGCCGCGCTGGCGCTGCCGATGGCGCATCCCGCGGTGGCGTCGGTCGTCGTCGGCGCGCATGATCCTTCGCAGGTCAGCGCGAACGCGCGTCGGGCGCGGGCCGTGGTGCCGCCGGAGTTGTGGACCGAACTGGTCGACGCGGGACTGCTGCGCGCCGACGCCGTGATCGCCGAAGGAGTCTCATGA
- a CDS encoding L-rhamnose mutarotase has translation MTHGAAPQRVALHTRLKPGKEAEYESVHAVIPPELDTALREAGVRTWRIWRNGLDLFHVVEVDDYAAMRAALRDHPANVPWQARMAELLAVEDDYSGGDTGIGLVWELPVKE, from the coding sequence ATGACCCACGGTGCCGCACCTCAAAGAGTGGCCCTGCACACCCGGCTCAAGCCCGGCAAAGAAGCCGAGTACGAGTCCGTCCACGCGGTCATCCCACCTGAGCTGGACACCGCGCTGCGCGAAGCCGGCGTTCGCACTTGGCGGATCTGGCGTAACGGTCTCGACCTCTTTCACGTCGTCGAAGTCGACGACTACGCGGCGATGCGGGCGGCGTTGCGGGATCACCCCGCGAACGTCCCGTGGCAGGCCAGGATGGCCGAGCTGCTGGCCGTCGAGGACGACTATTCCGGCGGCGACACCGGCATCGGGCTGGTCTGGGAACTGCCGGTGAAGGAGTGA
- a CDS encoding FadR/GntR family transcriptional regulator, with translation MPVTDVAIDKIKDMIISGELAPGDRLPKEAELAQRLGLSRSSLREAVKALCLIRVLDVRQGDGTYVTSLEPNLLLDAMTFVVDFHRDDTVLDFLAVRRILEPAATALAALHMSDDDITELGQLLGELEDSPTVEALVANDLQFHRKIADGSGNPVLCSLLDSLSGPTARARIWRGLTQEGAVAKTREQHSAIYEAIAAREPELARSWATVHVAGVEQWLRNALGTADDPTAPDEPAAEAS, from the coding sequence ATGCCCGTCACCGATGTCGCGATCGACAAGATCAAGGACATGATCATCTCCGGCGAGCTGGCGCCGGGCGACCGGCTGCCGAAGGAGGCCGAGCTGGCCCAGCGGCTCGGGCTCTCGCGCAGCTCCCTGCGGGAGGCCGTGAAGGCGTTGTGCCTGATCAGGGTGCTCGACGTCCGCCAGGGCGACGGCACGTACGTCACCAGCCTCGAGCCGAACCTGCTGCTCGACGCGATGACGTTCGTGGTCGACTTCCACCGCGACGACACCGTGCTCGACTTCCTCGCCGTGCGGCGGATCCTCGAGCCGGCCGCCACCGCGCTGGCCGCGCTGCACATGAGCGACGACGACATCACCGAACTGGGCCAGCTGCTCGGGGAGCTGGAGGACTCGCCAACCGTCGAGGCGCTGGTCGCGAACGACCTGCAGTTCCACCGCAAGATCGCCGACGGCTCCGGCAACCCGGTGCTGTGCTCGCTGCTCGACAGCCTGTCGGGTCCGACGGCCCGCGCCCGCATCTGGCGCGGCCTCACCCAGGAGGGCGCGGTCGCCAAGACGCGGGAGCAGCACTCGGCGATCTACGAGGCGATCGCGGCACGCGAGCCGGAGCTGGCGCGCTCGTGGGCGACCGTGCACGTCGCGGGCGTCGAGCAGTGGCTGCGCAACGCCCTGGGCACCGCGGACGACCCGACGGCTCCCGACGAACCCGCCGCGGAAGCTTCCTAG
- a CDS encoding ABC transporter permease has protein sequence MTDVMTSPQTELPAPPRRRKAVWLRELALLPALVVVFVIGGLVDDTFVGWSNIVSILTASAALSLVVLGESLVLITGKFDLSLESTMGLAPALGAMVVIPAASAGFGVELPAAIGLLVIPLCGALVGFVNGFLIVKLKLNAFIVTLAMLTVLRGVQVGSTKGKTLFNLPDSFTNLATTTFLGLPMSVWLAALLFAVAGWVLRYHRVGRALYAIGGNREAARAAGVRVDRIAWAVFVVAGILAAIGGLAYTGYVGALGANQGSGMILQVFAAAVIGGVSLDGGKGTLVGALTGVLLLASVSSLLNYAHVTAEWQGAIYGAIILVALIIARYAGGKPQT, from the coding sequence GTGACCGACGTGATGACCTCTCCGCAGACGGAGCTGCCCGCGCCACCCCGGCGCCGCAAAGCCGTGTGGCTGCGTGAACTCGCGCTGCTACCCGCACTGGTCGTGGTGTTCGTCATCGGCGGCCTGGTCGACGACACGTTCGTCGGCTGGAGCAACATCGTCAGCATCCTGACCGCGTCGGCGGCGCTGTCGCTGGTCGTGCTCGGCGAGTCGCTGGTGCTGATCACCGGGAAGTTCGACCTGTCGCTGGAATCCACGATGGGCCTGGCGCCGGCGCTCGGCGCGATGGTCGTGATCCCGGCGGCGTCGGCGGGCTTCGGCGTCGAACTGCCGGCCGCTATCGGTCTGCTGGTGATCCCGCTGTGCGGCGCACTCGTCGGGTTCGTCAACGGCTTCCTGATCGTGAAACTGAAGCTGAACGCCTTCATCGTGACGCTGGCGATGCTGACCGTGCTGCGCGGTGTCCAGGTCGGCTCGACCAAGGGCAAGACGCTGTTCAACCTGCCCGACTCGTTCACCAACCTGGCGACGACGACGTTCCTCGGCCTGCCGATGTCGGTGTGGCTGGCGGCGCTGCTCTTCGCCGTCGCCGGCTGGGTGCTGCGCTACCACCGCGTCGGCCGCGCGCTGTACGCGATCGGCGGCAACCGCGAAGCCGCGCGGGCAGCCGGTGTCCGGGTGGACCGGATCGCGTGGGCGGTGTTCGTCGTCGCCGGGATCCTGGCGGCGATCGGCGGCCTCGCGTACACGGGTTACGTCGGCGCGCTGGGCGCGAACCAGGGCTCCGGGATGATCCTGCAGGTGTTCGCGGCGGCGGTGATCGGCGGCGTCTCGCTCGACGGCGGCAAGGGCACCCTGGTCGGCGCCCTCACCGGCGTCCTGCTGCTGGCGTCGGTGTCGAGCCTGCTCAACTACGCGCACGTGACAGCGGAGTGGCAGGGCGCGATCTACGGCGCCATCATCCTGGTTGCGCTGATCATCGCCCGGTACGCGGGCGGCAAGCCCCAAACCTGA
- a CDS encoding sugar ABC transporter ATP-binding protein, with protein MTALPAGETAVPVVSAVGVGKRYGPTVALHDVSLTVHPGESHALVGRNGAGKSTLVSILTGLSATDTGHVEFAGAPAPPLTRQDDWKARVACVYQHAMVVPQLTVAENLFLNRQAGGGFAIGWKSLRRKARELLDSWDVHVDVDTPAGELSVEDRQFVEIARALSYGARFIVLDEPTAQLDKQAIERLFERMRQMQAGGVTFLFISHHLHEVYEVCQAVTVLRDAKHVLTAPVAEVGKAQLVDAMTGEPGGLSVRDAASRESLEENAAEILTVDGLSGDSFRDVSFRLHRGEVVGLAGSNASGKHQVAETVYGLRTPSAGTIRVDGAPLRPGDIPAAIRAGIGCVPRDRHHEGLVLEHSIADNATLSILDKLGRGGIASPAARRAKATQALKDYDIVAAGAEQPVSDLSGGNQQKVVLARALVGDPRVVVLINPTAGVDVKSKEALLAVVDRVRAEGKAVLIVSDELDDLRLSDRVLVLRAGAVVAEHQAGWSDGDLVADIEGVELS; from the coding sequence GTGACCGCGCTGCCCGCCGGCGAAACCGCCGTCCCGGTGGTCAGCGCTGTAGGTGTCGGAAAGCGCTACGGCCCGACCGTGGCGCTGCACGACGTCAGCCTCACCGTGCACCCCGGCGAGTCGCACGCGCTCGTCGGGCGCAACGGGGCCGGCAAGTCGACGCTCGTCTCCATCCTCACCGGCCTGTCCGCCACGGACACCGGGCACGTCGAGTTCGCCGGCGCGCCGGCCCCGCCCCTGACCAGGCAGGACGACTGGAAGGCGCGCGTCGCCTGCGTGTACCAGCACGCGATGGTCGTCCCGCAGCTCACCGTCGCCGAGAACCTGTTCCTCAACCGGCAGGCCGGCGGCGGGTTCGCCATCGGCTGGAAGTCGTTGCGGCGCAAGGCCCGTGAGCTGCTCGACTCGTGGGACGTGCACGTCGACGTCGACACCCCGGCCGGCGAGCTGTCGGTCGAGGACCGGCAGTTCGTCGAGATCGCCCGCGCGCTGTCCTACGGCGCCCGGTTCATCGTCCTCGACGAGCCGACCGCGCAGCTGGACAAGCAGGCCATCGAGCGGCTCTTCGAGCGGATGCGCCAGATGCAGGCGGGCGGGGTGACGTTCCTGTTCATCTCGCACCACCTGCACGAGGTCTACGAGGTCTGCCAGGCCGTCACGGTCCTGCGCGACGCGAAGCACGTGCTCACCGCGCCGGTCGCCGAGGTCGGCAAGGCCCAGCTGGTCGACGCGATGACCGGCGAACCCGGCGGCCTCTCGGTCCGCGACGCCGCTTCTCGCGAGTCGCTCGAAGAGAACGCCGCGGAGATCCTGACGGTCGACGGGCTGTCCGGCGACAGCTTCCGCGACGTCTCGTTTCGCCTGCACCGCGGGGAAGTCGTCGGGCTGGCGGGCAGCAACGCCAGCGGGAAGCACCAGGTCGCCGAGACGGTCTACGGCCTGCGGACACCGTCCGCGGGGACGATCCGCGTCGACGGCGCGCCGCTGCGGCCGGGCGACATCCCGGCAGCGATCCGCGCAGGTATCGGCTGCGTGCCGCGCGACCGGCACCACGAAGGCCTGGTCCTGGAGCACTCGATCGCCGACAACGCCACACTGTCCATTCTGGACAAACTGGGTCGCGGCGGGATCGCGTCACCGGCCGCCCGGCGCGCGAAGGCCACCCAGGCTTTGAAGGACTACGACATCGTGGCCGCGGGTGCCGAGCAGCCGGTGTCGGACCTGTCGGGCGGCAACCAGCAGAAGGTCGTGCTGGCGCGGGCCCTGGTCGGCGACCCGCGGGTCGTGGTGCTGATCAACCCGACCGCCGGGGTGGACGTGAAGTCGAAGGAGGCGCTGCTCGCGGTCGTCGACCGGGTGCGCGCCGAGGGCAAGGCGGTGCTGATCGTCAGCGACGAGCTCGACGACCTGCGCCTGAGCGACCGGGTCCTGGTGCTGCGCGCCGGGGCCGTGGTCGCCGAGCACCAGGCCGGGTGGTCCGACGGCGACCTCGTGGCCGACATCGAAGGAGTCGAGCTGTCGTGA
- a CDS encoding sugar ABC transporter substrate-binding protein, with product MIQVAATAAVCGLVLAACGSTKDNASAPAAGGSPGGKVGATLPLLTSPFWQAYNNYVPQMAKQEGVDVLPTVNADSDPAKLITDIGTFLNQGVKGLVVTPLDSAAIVAGLKQAENKGVPVVAVDVAPESGKVAMVVRADNKAYGTKACDAIGEKVKSGKVVQIMGDLASVNGRDRSEAFRDCMKSKYPNIQVLEIPAEWKADKASSGLDSMLTANPDIKGVYMQAGGVYLAPTEQALKRKNLFFPVGDPKHIVLVSNDGIPQELAAIRNGELDATVSQPADAYAKYGLYWLKKAMAGETFKPGPTDHDSTIVEISPGILEDQLPAPVITKANVDDKALWGNNL from the coding sequence GTGATCCAGGTGGCCGCCACGGCCGCCGTCTGCGGCCTGGTACTGGCCGCCTGCGGGTCCACCAAGGACAACGCGTCGGCGCCCGCGGCGGGCGGCAGCCCCGGCGGCAAGGTCGGGGCGACGCTGCCGCTGCTGACCTCGCCGTTCTGGCAGGCCTACAACAACTACGTGCCGCAGATGGCCAAGCAGGAGGGCGTCGACGTCCTCCCGACGGTCAACGCGGACAGCGACCCGGCGAAGCTGATCACCGACATCGGCACCTTCCTCAACCAGGGCGTCAAGGGCCTGGTCGTGACGCCGCTGGACTCTGCGGCCATCGTCGCCGGGCTCAAGCAGGCGGAGAACAAGGGCGTGCCGGTCGTCGCGGTCGACGTCGCTCCCGAGAGCGGCAAGGTCGCCATGGTGGTCCGGGCCGACAACAAGGCCTACGGCACCAAGGCGTGCGACGCGATCGGCGAGAAGGTCAAGTCCGGCAAGGTCGTGCAGATCATGGGCGACCTGGCCTCGGTCAACGGCCGCGACCGCTCGGAAGCCTTCCGCGACTGCATGAAGTCCAAGTACCCGAACATTCAGGTGCTGGAGATCCCGGCCGAGTGGAAGGCCGACAAGGCGTCGTCCGGCCTGGACAGCATGCTCACCGCGAACCCGGACATCAAGGGTGTCTACATGCAGGCCGGCGGCGTCTACCTGGCCCCGACCGAGCAGGCGCTCAAGCGCAAGAACCTGTTCTTCCCGGTCGGCGACCCGAAGCACATCGTGCTGGTGTCCAACGACGGCATCCCGCAGGAGCTGGCCGCGATCCGCAACGGCGAACTGGACGCGACGGTGTCCCAGCCGGCCGACGCGTACGCGAAGTACGGCCTGTACTGGCTGAAGAAGGCCATGGCGGGCGAGACGTTCAAGCCGGGCCCGACCGACCACGACAGCACCATCGTCGAGATCAGCCCCGGCATCCTCGAAGACCAGCTGCCCGCGCCCGTCATCACCAAGGCCAACGTGGACGACAAGGCCCTCTGGGGGAACAACCTGTGA
- a CDS encoding SDR family NAD(P)-dependent oxidoreductase, giving the protein MSEFEGLVAAVTGGASGIGKAVATLLAERGAQVAVLDLKPDDTGFRCDVSSDDEVREAIDAVVDRFGRLDILVNNAGIGAQGDVTANDDDEWHRVFDVNVVGMVRLARAALPHLKNSPSAAIVNTCSIAAWAGLPNRALYSASKGAVLSLTLAMATDHLPDRIRVNCVCPGTADTPWVGRLLDAADDPAAERAALAARQPMGRLVTADEVANAIVYLASPLSASTTGTALAVDGGMYGLRPRGPVQQ; this is encoded by the coding sequence GTGAGTGAATTCGAGGGCCTGGTGGCCGCCGTCACCGGAGGCGCCTCGGGTATCGGCAAGGCCGTCGCCACCTTGCTGGCCGAGCGCGGCGCGCAGGTGGCGGTGCTCGACCTGAAACCGGACGACACGGGCTTCCGCTGCGACGTCTCCTCGGATGATGAAGTCCGCGAGGCGATCGACGCCGTCGTGGACCGCTTCGGGCGCCTCGACATCCTCGTCAACAACGCCGGGATCGGCGCCCAGGGCGACGTCACGGCCAACGACGACGACGAATGGCACCGCGTGTTCGACGTCAACGTCGTCGGCATGGTCCGGCTCGCCCGGGCCGCGCTGCCGCACCTCAAGAACTCGCCGTCCGCGGCGATCGTCAACACCTGCTCCATCGCGGCCTGGGCCGGCCTGCCCAACCGCGCGCTCTACTCGGCCAGCAAGGGCGCGGTGCTCTCGCTGACCCTGGCCATGGCGACCGACCACCTGCCGGACCGGATCCGCGTCAACTGCGTGTGCCCCGGGACGGCGGACACCCCCTGGGTGGGCCGGCTGCTCGACGCCGCCGACGACCCGGCGGCCGAACGCGCGGCCCTCGCGGCGCGCCAGCCGATGGGCCGGCTGGTCACCGCCGACGAGGTCGCGAACGCCATCGTCTACCTCGCCAGCCCCCTTTCCGCTTCGACCACCGGCACTGCGCTGGCGGTCGACGGCGGCATGTACGGCCTGCGCCCGCGCGGCCCCGTTCAGCAGTAA